A portion of the Fulvia fulva chromosome 1, complete sequence genome contains these proteins:
- a CDS encoding Spherulin-1A, producing the protein MAPTLSKNLLASLCAASSVAAVPQGSSPSSTFIVPNITAPATATPPASSAAAAASVSRVALAQEVKAEISNVRAFNALLTVDGAGQQLLEGDALRKRVVFDFGARAAVAGTGGRNVQADGATFPILVNENLAVATFFLNPCGLNSPHTHPRGSEFVTVVQGSVQTGFMLENGFLASSAQGRQTTRVSATLGPFQGTVFPIGSIHYQFNDNCEPASFISSFNSADPGTSQIAQNFLFHDENIVNITLGEVQSIDGTNIEEFRSSILANLVLAVDECLARCNGNGGGDDY; encoded by the exons ATGGCTCCCACTCTATCCAAAAACCTTCTCGCAAGCCTTTGCGCTGCATCCAGCGTAGCCGCAGTTCCACAGGGATCTTCACCAAGCAGCACTTTCATTGTGCCAAACATCACCGCGCCAGCAACCGCAACACCTCCAGCTTCCTCAGCCGCCGCTGCAGCATCAGTTTCACGTGTTGCTCTGGCCCAAGAAGTCAAGGCAGAAATCTCGAACGTCCGCGCTTTCAATGCTCTCCTCACAGTCGATGGCGCCGGCCAGCAGCTCCTGGAGGGCGATGCTCTGCGGAAACGTGTTGTCTTCGACTTTGGTGCTCGTGCCGCTGTAGCTGGGACGGGAGGGCGTAATGTTCAGGCTGATGGGGCTACTTTCCC CATCCTCGTCAACGAAAACCTCGCCGTAGCCACCTTCTTCCTCAACCCCTGCGGCTTGAATAGCCCTCACACGCACCCGCGCGGCTCCGAATTCGTCACCGTAGTCCAAGGCAGCGTGCAAACCGGCTTCATGCTCGAGAACGGCTTCCTCGCCAGCAGCGCTCAAGGCCGCCAAACCACCCGAGTCTCCGCCACCTTAGGCCCATTCCAGGGAACCGTCTTCCCCATCGGATCCATCCATTACCAGTTCAACGATAACTGCGAGCCCGCCAGCTTTATTAGTTCGTTCAATAGCGCGGACCCAGGGACGAGCCAGATTGCGCAGAATTTCCTCTTTCACGATGAGAATATTGTGAATATCACGTTGGGGGAGGTTCAGAGTATTGATGGGACGAATATTGAGGAGTTTAGGAGTAGTATTCTGGCGAATTTGGTTTTGGCTGTGGATGAGTGTTTGGCGAGGTGTAATGGTAATGGTGGTGGGGATGATTATTAG
- a CDS encoding Protein/nucleic acid deglycase, with protein MSAIEDRKPAPDAAEDDAYFPSPFSLTQYVAPKTDFDGANYPNAYQGKKWKILLIACQERYLKMADGKFFSTGNHPVEMLLPMIHLDAAGFDIDIATISGNSVKFEMWAFPKEDEAVKAIYEKYRPKIRNPLNLQEVWGKGFSKETPYVGVFVPGGHGALNDIPKSLTVGNILRWADANKRYLITLCHGPVCLLAANVGKPEGEKFIYDGYEIDVFPDSLDTGANIDIGYIPGKMEWLVGEQLRKLGVKPLNKDITGAVHRDRYILTGDSPLASNNLGKLAANTLLEEVAALG; from the coding sequence ATGTCTGCTATAGAGGACCGCAAGCCAGCGCCGGACGCTGCCGAAGACGACGCCTACTTCCCATCACCGTTCTCACTCACCCAATACGTCGCACCAAAGACCGACTTCGACGGCGCGAATTACCCAAATGCATACCAAGGCAAGAAATGGAAGATTCTCCTGATCGCCTGTCAAGAGCGATACCTGAAAATGGCCGATGGCAAATTCTTTTCCACTGGCAACCACCCGGTCGAGATGCTGCTTCCTATGATTCACCTCGACGCCGCCGGCttcgatatcgacatcgccacCATCTCAGGTAACTCCGTGAAGTTCGAGATGTGGGCCTTCCCAAAGGAAGATGAAGCTGTCAAGGCCATCTACGAGAAGTACAGGCCCAAGATCCGCAACCCGCTCAACCTCCAGGAGGTGTGGGGCAAAGGCTTCAGCAAGGAGACTCCTTACGTTGGCGTTTTCGTCCCAGGTGGTCATGGGGCTTTGAACGACATTCCTAAGTCTTTGACCGTTGGCAACATCCTTCGCTGGGCAGACGCTAACAAGCGCTACCTGATCACCCTGTGCCATGGACCGGTCTGCTTGCTGGCGGCAAATGTCGGCAAGCCGGAGGGTGAAAAGTTCATCTACGATGGTTACGAGATCGATGTCTTCCCAGACTCGCTCGACACCGGCGCCAACATCGACATTGGGTACATCCCGGGCAAGATGGAGTGGCTGGTGGGTGAGCAACTTCGAAAGTTGGGTGTCAAGCCTCTGAACAAGGACATCACAGGTGCAGTGCATCGGGACCGATACATTCTGACGGGAGACTCACCACTGGCCTCGAACAACTTGGGCAAGTTGGCGGCGAACACGTTGCTTGAGGAGGTTGCAGCTTTAGGTTGA